A region of Dermochelys coriacea isolate rDerCor1 chromosome 1, rDerCor1.pri.v4, whole genome shotgun sequence DNA encodes the following proteins:
- the MRPL57 gene encoding ribosomal protein 63, mitochondrial has protein sequence MFLTTALLRKRIPGKQWIGKYRRPRVVTLSMKRSMIQRLEVEAENEYWLSRPYMTPEQEYKHNAERRLAKWEAFKSQLISKFPEHRYVADHLNHLNVTKKWTHS, from the coding sequence ATGTTTCTGACCACAGCACTGCTCAGAAAAAGGATTCCTGGGAAACAATGGATTGGCAAATACAGAAGACCAAGAGTGGTCACTCTTTCAATGAAGCGTTCAATGAttcaaaggctggaagttgaagccgaGAATGAATATTGGCTGAGTCGACCATACATGACACCAGAGCAGGAATATAAACATAATGCAGAGCGGAGACTTGCAAAATGGGAGGCCTTTAAAAGCCAGTTGATATCTAAATTTCCTGAACATCGATATGTTGCGGATCATTTAAACCACTTGAATGTGACTAAAAAATGGACACACTCTTAA